The stretch of DNA taccaatgcctttcacagaaggtctttctagcaacagaatagtaaaatatcacatttggcgtcttaggaattttccaaaatttgtgctaaaaggaaggacgaaaCTTAGCCTTAgcatacctctccaacgaacgtccgaatgcctgtagttcctttacgaaagttgttccttacgtcctaagcttcaaaaccactatatatatgcagcttatacgcacttataaatagttcataaatgagtttaaattggcagatttgccatatgaccctaacttgacgaaacgcccgtagaactttgtaaaaacgatcataaaagagtcccaagatgattaccttggcaaaccaagtataaatcctgaagaaccagcaagaacaacaatttcttatcttccaaaaatagctccaaacacagctaatagaagggaaaaatgattgcaaagcgtagagattgcgcttctaggcacgggggcaaactttaacgatagaaatcgttaaaaacGTACCTTAATTACTCAAGAATaccatgaaaccctctcttaagctttctcactgttttgggacgaagatgaaatattttggggtcttaaaagtcggattttccgacttataccacttgtttgacccgacccggttcgcgacccgattttagcccggacagtccgcggtaaaacagtcataacCTTTTACTCCAATGTCGATTTGATGTGAGATATTTTTGGTTGCAAAGtagactcgtagaccttcgatttggtaggttgtgggtcccataactctttatatattgggataaatgatctgatacatttgacccaaagtttagaaaatttattagagaaatttacgataacttttgccgacctttatttcgcaacttgcttgactccaaaacataacatgtgaccagtgtgatattataatacctcataacacattattcttagtatattatacactcttagtcttatcccacaggtgcaagttaacttaaaccttccgaacgcgcggggtgctatccgagccatttctttaaccatgaacctttgtttaagggattcctttgacttaaagctttagtttagttctttgatattaccacacattttcagtctcccaatgtgctatacccaattatatatacctaatataaccacgccacattacgtatattacgtaagagaagagagaaacacctggggtctcacaATTAGTATGGCAGTTGGGGAAAttaatagccctagatccttttacctttaaattcaaccttattcttgattattactaattttgttgtcatttttcATTAGACAAATAAATTCCACTTATGCTCTATTTAAAATCTTGCATACTAaaattgtctgagcttatcattagcattgttaaaagttgtagtaaataggttagttccctgtaggattcgactccggacttgaaccagattatatttgcagcgaccgcttagtcctttttacaaaGCATAGttaggcgtgatcaaattttggcgtcgctgccggggaactaacggtgttatttattacaacttagaagaatttctaggattcttagtttagatCAATTTCCTACGGTGTTAAAATTtttccattgaaattctcacgtttgaaCTCTTTTGTGACTCAAGTGTATGCCTAGAAGCTCTTTAAGGACTGGTGAACATTTTGAAGGACTCTCAGACCCCGAGAAAGCATTCAGGGCATTGAATCGAGCCAACAAGAAGAATAAACAGTTAAGAAAAAAAGATCAACTCGAAAGCGAAATGGACAATGTGGACGACGTCAACGGAAACAATCGGAATGATCGTGTTGATCCAAACAATGGagtggtggcacctcttgtgccggaagcttctctttatgattgggcacaaccaattGCTAATAACCTAGCCACCGCCATTATTGTTCCTCAGATACAAGGGGAGACATTCAAGACTACCAACAACATGCTGCACCTATTGTAGAATAAGGGACTGTTCTCCGGGTCATACATCGAACACCCACAACAACATCTAAAGAACTTCCTATCAATTTGTGTGACTTAAAGACAGCCGAATGTGACTCCTGAAGCCATTAAGCTATTACTGTTCCCATTCTCAGTGACTggagaggctcaaacttggctgGATTCGCTCCAAATAAACTTCATTGCTAAATGGGAAGAATTAGTCAAgcagttcttaaacaagttttatcctcccaacaagactgcaaggcaaattgatgagatattgtaGTTCAGGCAGAAACCGATTGAGACCTTGCAAGAAacctgggagaggtttaagggtatgctagtgaagtgtccacaccatgacattccagatcagatgctgGGACAGACATTCTACATGGGTTTGGTAGACAGTTTGAAGGCCAATGTAGATGCTTCAGCTGGGGGTgcatttttgagaaatatattcacagagtgcaagattcttctctacaagatggctcaaaattcaAGCTGGATGACTAGAGGTACGACACTTACACCAATAGTGCATTCTATTGCTCTTGACCAAAACAATTCCAATGCAGAGaacatagccactctcatgacCCAGATGAGCTTactgacaaagaaaattgatgagatggaTACAAAGCAAGTGCACATTGTTGATACAACAAATGGAGGCTTTTGCATTCCTTGCATAAACCAGTCATATGTGCgctcgtggagtggagagaatgacaaccagggcttcagagaagacatgaattatgtCAACAATTCGGAGTTCAGAGGCAAGGTGGGCAGTAATGGGGACTAGCACCAAACCAGCAATACATACCAAACCAGCCATAACATAACCCCGATCCAGGAAGCGCACGACCACAAGGCCAAGCcgtgccttatcaaaggcaacAGGTCTATAATCAGCAACACCAGCAATAGTTGGCctaccaaccacctcatcaacaGCATACTGCAACAACTCATTGGGACAAATGGTAAGATGCAAGAAAATTTAGCAGCACATGATTCAGCAAtcaaaggcattgaaactcaaTTGGGACATCTGTCTATGGTCTTGAACAATTGCCCACAAGGAACATTGCATGCAGATACAAATATTAACCTAAAGGAACATAACCCAAATCAGCTAATGACAGTGAGTCTCAGGAATGAAAGAGATTTAGATAGAGAGCAAGAAGTTGCTCAATCTAGGAGAGAGACTACGCTAACTACTCCAGTTACATTAGAGGCAGATGAGTCACCAGAGCTCACCGATGTAATTGAACAAGCACAAGTTGATAAGGGTAAGGAGAAGGAAGGTGAACAACTCTCAGAACAGGTGGTAGAAAaagcttccaacaaagaaaagacaCCAAGCAGTGGGCAGAGGTTGACTCCTGCACCATTCCCTCAGAGATTGGCaaagcaaaagaaagatgatcaatacaggaAATTTATGGAAATGTTTTGacaaattcaattgaatatttcactgatggatgctttgagggaaattccatggtatgcaaaaatgatgaatgaACTGATGTCGCGAAAATTTGACTTCCAGGACCTGTCCACTATAACTCTGACGCAGACCTGCAGCGCGGTAGTGACAAGACTTATCGCTCAAAAAGTGTCTGATCTAGGTAGTTTCACTATCCCATGCACCATTTggagttatgcttttgctaaagcattgtgtgacttgggGGCCACTATAAACTTGATGCACTTGGCAATCTATACAAAACTGGGCATTGACAGAGCTAGACCGACCTCAATGTTGTTGCAACTGGTTGATCGCACAGTCAAAAGACCGACATGAATTCTTGATGATGTGATTGTTCAAGTGGGGAAGTTTGTATTCCCTGcagacttcattattctagattgtcaagtggatgaagagatacccatcattctgggaaggccgtTCTTAGCCACTGGGAGAGTATTGATTGattgtgagactggagagttgaaaatgaggTTGAACAATGAAAAAATAATATTCAACATTCAACAATCAATGGGGAGACCCAGCAAATTTGCAAATTGCTAGCTAGTGGAGTTCGTGGATGTGATACTGCAAGAGGAGGATGAGACCCTTAATGTCAGGGATCCGCTAGAAGcctgtttgatgaatttggaagagaAGGATGGTGAAGGGCTGGCGGAGTGGGTCATGGATCTCGAGGGTCAAGGGTTCTGGAAAAGGGAACCTCGGTTCGATCCCCTACGCTTAGAAGAAAGAGCAACACCACCTGCAAAaccatcaatagaggagccaccacagttggactTGAAACCGCTTCCAGCTCACCTCAGGTATGTTTTCTTATGGCCTAATTCTACTTTGcctgttattatatcatctggtttGCTAGCTGTGTAGGTAGAGCAACTCTTGCAGGTGTTACAAGAATGTAAGACTGCCAGTGGTTGGACTATGGCAGACATAAAGGGTATCAGCCCAGCCTTTTATATGCACAAGATTCTCTTGGAagaggggcacaaaccttccataGAGCATCAAAGACGGTTGAACCCGAATAtgaaagaggtggtgaagaaggaagtgatcaagtggctggATGCGGGTGTCATCTTCCCCATCTATAACAGCAACTGGGTCAGCCCTGTTCAGTGTGTGCCAAAAAATAGAGGAATGACGGTCGTACAAAATGAGAATAACGAGTTGATCTTGACTCGTACAGTCACGGGGTGGCAGATTTGCATGGACTATCGGAAATTGAGCACAGCCACCCGGAAGGACCATTTCCCATtgcctttcattgaccaaataTTGGATAGGTTAGCTGGGCGGTCTCACTTCTgtttcttggatggatattcggggtacaaccagatctcaatagcccttggagatagagagaaaacatccttcacttgtccgtatggcatctttgcctttcggagaatgcctTTTCGACTTTGCAATGCGCCGGCTACATTCCAGCAGtgcatgttagccattttcattgatatggttgaagacattatggaggtgtttatggatgatttctccatGGCGGGGGATTCATTCAAAGATtgtcttcacaatttaagaagaCTTCCCAAACGATATGTGGAGACAAATTTGGTGTTGAATTAGGAAAAGTGctattttatggtacaagaaggaatAGTTTTGGAGCATCGAGTATCCAGTAAGGGAATTGAGGtcgaccatgctaaggttgatgTGATTGAGAAATTGCCACCGCGCACTTTGGTCAAGGCAGTAAAaagtttccttgggcacgccgggttctacaggcgattcataaaagattttttcaagattgctaaccctttatgtaaacttcttgaaaaggatcaGCCCTTTGTGTTTTTTAATGATTGCAGGCTGGCATTTGATGAGCTGAAGAAGGGACTGGTAACTGCACCTATCATTGTTGCACACAACTGGGAGCAACCGTTCAAGCTCATGTGCTACTCCAGCGtttatgctataggagcagtcttgGGGTAGCGAAAAGACAAGATGatgcacccaatttactatgcaagtaGGACGCTCAGCGGTGCACAGCTCAATTACACCGTAACAGAAAAAGAAATGTTGGTTGTAGTGTTTGCCTTCGACAAATTCAAGTCGTACTTAATTGGTTCAAAAGTTATTGTTTATACTGAGCATGCATCAATTAGGTACTTGATAaaaaagaaggagtcaaagccacgcttaATCTgctgggttcttttgctacaagaatttgatTTGGAAATCCGTGACAGAAAAGGGACGAACAATCAACTGGCAGACCACCTCTCAAGGTTGGAAGGAGCTGACAAGAAAATGGAGGTTGAAGATATAAGAGAGACATTCCCGGATGAACTGTTACTCGTTGTGACAATGGAGGATACGCcatggtatgctgatattgcAAACTATTTAGCAAGTGGTATTGTACATTAGGAACTCTcttcaattcaaaagaaaaagttctttcgcgaTTGTCGatcttattattgggatgaacctctACTTCTTAGAACATAtgtagataacatgatccggaggtgtATCCCCAAGAAAGATCAACCTTCAgttttgcaggcttgccatgcttcaccatatggtggacacTTTGGAGG from Nicotiana tomentosiformis chromosome 11, ASM39032v3, whole genome shotgun sequence encodes:
- the LOC138901213 gene encoding uncharacterized mitochondrial protein AtMg00860-like, whose translation is MVQEGIVLEHRVSSKGIEVDHAKVDVIEKLPPRTLVKAVKSFLGHAGFYRRFIKDFFKIANPLCKLLEKDQPFVFFNDCRLAFDELKKGLVTAPIIVAHNWEQPFKLMCYSSVYAIGAVLG